In Paracoccaceae bacterium Fryx2, a single genomic region encodes these proteins:
- a CDS encoding geranylgeranyl diphosphate reductase, giving the protein MGYDVFVVGGGPSGATAAEDLARAGKRVALLDRAGRIKPCGGAIPPRLIADFNIPDEQIVAKIQTARMISPTGRAVDIPIENGFVGMVDREFFDEFLRKRAADAGAERLTGTFLRIERDVEGTHVVWRDKASGEERRTATKIVIGADGARSNVAKAEVPGGDKIPYVIAYHEIITAPPASNSYDPTRCDVIYDGRISPDFYGWVFPHGKHASVGMGTGVDGVDLKQATADLRASSGLTECETLRKEGAPIPLHPMDRWDNGRDVVLAGDAAGVVAPSSGEGIYYAMVGGRVAATAAQAVLASGKTRDLALARKLFMKDHKTVFKVLRSMQDAYYKSDERRERFVSLCHDVDVQKLTFEAYMNKKLVAARPMAHLKIGVKNLAHLMRLVPPAWT; this is encoded by the coding sequence ATGGGATATGACGTTTTCGTGGTGGGCGGCGGGCCGTCTGGCGCTACGGCTGCCGAAGACCTGGCCCGTGCCGGGAAACGCGTGGCGCTGCTGGACCGGGCCGGGCGCATCAAGCCCTGCGGCGGGGCCATTCCGCCGCGGCTGATCGCCGATTTCAACATCCCCGATGAACAGATCGTGGCCAAGATCCAGACGGCCCGGATGATCTCGCCCACCGGCCGCGCCGTGGACATCCCGATCGAGAACGGCTTTGTCGGCATGGTCGACCGCGAGTTCTTCGACGAATTCCTGCGCAAGCGTGCCGCCGACGCCGGGGCTGAACGGCTGACCGGCACCTTTCTGCGGATCGAGCGCGATGTCGAGGGCACACATGTCGTGTGGCGCGACAAGGCCAGCGGCGAGGAGCGGCGCACTGCCACGAAGATCGTGATCGGCGCTGATGGTGCACGGTCCAACGTAGCCAAGGCCGAGGTGCCGGGCGGCGACAAGATCCCCTATGTGATCGCCTATCACGAGATCATCACCGCCCCGCCGGCGTCGAACTCTTACGACCCGACGCGCTGCGACGTGATCTATGACGGGCGCATCAGCCCCGATTTCTACGGCTGGGTGTTTCCGCACGGCAAGCACGCCTCGGTCGGCATGGGCACCGGGGTGGACGGGGTCGACCTGAAGCAGGCCACCGCCGACCTGCGCGCCTCCTCCGGCCTGACGGAATGCGAAACGCTCCGCAAGGAAGGCGCGCCGATTCCGCTGCACCCGATGGACCGCTGGGACAACGGGCGCGACGTGGTGCTGGCGGGCGATGCGGCTGGCGTCGTGGCACCGTCTTCGGGCGAGGGCATCTATTACGCAATGGTCGGCGGCCGGGTGGCGGCAACGGCGGCGCAGGCGGTTCTGGCCTCGGGCAAGACGCGCGATCTGGCGCTGGCCCGCAAGCTGTTCATGAAAGACCACAAGACCGTGTTCAAGGTGCTGCGCTCGATGCAGGATGCCTATTACAAGTCGGACGAGCGGCGCGAGCGGTTCGTCAGCCTGTGCCATGATGTCGATGTGCAGAAGCTCACCTTCGAGGCCTACATGAACAAGAAGCTGGTGGCGGCGCGCCCGATGGCGCATCTGAAGATCGGGGTCAAGAATCTCGCCCACCTGATGCGGCTGGTGCCGCCCGCCTGGACATGA
- the idi gene encoding isopentenyl-diphosphate Delta-isomerase — protein MTGLIPAWVNGTLTPVDKLEAHRLGLRHQAISVFVMAGRQVLIQQRALTKYHTPGLWANTCCTHPHWGEGSAACALRRIDEELGIRGLTLAHAGQVEYRADVGGGMVEHEVVEVYLAEAGTDLPLTLDPAEVAATRWVDLAELAAETQRWPERFTPWLRIYLADHMDLIFGAHALRA, from the coding sequence ATGACGGGTCTGATCCCTGCCTGGGTGAACGGCACGCTGACCCCGGTCGACAAGCTGGAGGCACATCGTCTGGGCCTGCGGCATCAGGCGATCTCGGTCTTCGTGATGGCGGGGCGGCAGGTGCTGATCCAGCAGCGGGCGCTGACGAAATACCACACGCCGGGGCTTTGGGCGAATACCTGCTGCACCCACCCGCACTGGGGCGAGGGGTCCGCCGCCTGCGCCCTGCGCCGGATCGACGAGGAACTGGGCATTCGCGGCCTGACGCTTGCCCATGCCGGGCAGGTGGAATACCGGGCCGATGTCGGCGGCGGCATGGTGGAACATGAGGTGGTCGAGGTCTATCTGGCAGAGGCGGGCACCGACCTGCCCCTGACACTCGACCCGGCCGAGGTCGCAGCGACGCGCTGGGTCGACCTGGCCGAACTGGCAGCCGAAACGCAACGCTGGCCGGAACGGTTCACGCCCTGGCTGCGGATCTATCTGGCGGACCACATGGATCTGATCTTCGGGGCGCACGCGCTGCGGGCCTGA